gtaggtggtgggtgttggtggtgggtgttggtggtgggtgtaggttggtgggtgtaggttggtgggtgtaggttggtgggtgtaggttggtgggtgtaggtggtgggtgtaggtggtgggtgtaggtggtgggtgtaggtggtgggtgtaggtggtgggtgtagggtggtgggtgttggtggtgggtgtaggtggtgggtgtaggtggtgggtgtaggtacaCCCACTACAGGGCCAGCCATGTAGGTACTAGCAAATGGAACAGCACTTCTTAAGTAAATATCTTCACAATGCTTCTTCATAACACTCAATTTGCTGTAACACCTGCTCATTTACCTGAGGGCTCAGTTCTTCATTCTACATTATTTTCAAAGTTATATATTACTGAATCATTAAGCTATCATTCAGCTATAATTAGCACTCTAGTAATGGGAAATGCAATTAAAAACTAACACAAAACTGAAACGTGCATCACAATTATCTTCTACCTCATGTAAATCATCATCCACAATTCCGTAGAAATAAAGTAGTCAGGAAAAGTCGAAACATTCCAGTTTAGCAGCAGGacgctgcttctggaaactttccctattaagaccactcaatagctcggtcgagagagcttcggcctcacacccgCAGGGTAcacagttcgagtctcctggagcCCAAGTGAATAGAATCTTCAACTTCGTTTTTCTTCAATCCAAGTTAGCAACACTACAGGTCTTGCCATCCGCCCCCACGATGCTGGAAGCCGTTCAGGAAAGCACTATATTCTCCCCGGCAGCAGCCAGCTATCCGGATCCTTATGGACGAGTCACAGAAATTCGTCAACGGGCTGCCTCTGAGCTACGGATATTTTGTTGAGTTCTCAGAGATTGCCTTCATGGGAAAATGGTTTCCAGGTGCTGGGGAGTGTCAATAAAattcatgtctctctctctctctctctctctctctctctctctctctctctctctctctctctctctctctctctctctctctctctctctctctctctctctctctctctctctgtctctctctctctctctctctctctctctctctctctctctctctctctctctctctctctctctctctctctctctctctctctctctctctctctctctctctttctcatggaGTTTATCCTTTGGAAGTGGAGGAGGCAGTGGTTAAGAGACACagagggggagtggggaaccGCGGCCGTGTTGGGCCGAGTGGGATCGAAGCACGAAACAAATTGATCAATCGTGGCGTTgaggtacacgcacacacacacacacgcaactgcTAGTTATGTGGgaagagttgtggtggtgttatgggGGAGGTTGTGGGGCTCAGGAGGGAGATGGGGTTGTTGGGGTTCTTGGCGCCcatgttgttgtgttgttactgatgGTGGTAGACCTAGATAGCGGTAGTGATTGTGGTGGAATAATTGTTGGTAATGATGGTGTTATTATTGATTGTGCAAACAAACCCTGAGAGGCTAAACCACTCATCTACCTCTACAATCAAGTGAAACCCTTCCTGATTGGCTGACAGCAACACTCTATAATTCCTGACAGGCACATTGAGCCTTTTTCGCAATAGATAGCCTCATTTAGGCAGGAACACCTAGCTGGGCTAACAAAAGTAAACCCATGAAAATATTGAAGTGAAAACCCCAGACCGTAAATGGTCATTGACAAGATAAATGACACAACCACCTCTCGCTCAGAAAGTGTCAGCGCTTTGGGAGAAAAATGTTGTTGACTTAACACAACTGGTCGTCTATTCCTGGGGTCCAGGTGGGACTGACGTCCTTATTGTTCCCGCCACCAGCAGACTGTTCGTGTATGTAAAAGGATTCAGCATGAAGTTGTCCTGAAATACTTTTTTCGTATCGTGGCATCGAAGTCCAGCGACGAGAGGATCTCAAAATGCGCATCATGTAAAATAACTTTTGTCGTGTTCCTGTATCGTGGATCAGCAGTCAGCTACTGCTGAGTTGAAGCAGACTGGACGGAAAAGCTGGACACTGGACAGAAAAGTTGGAGACTTGACAGAAAAGCTGGAAACTTGACAGAAAAGGCTGAGCTGCTCCATCACCTCCTTTCCTTTCCCCCGGGAAAATCTGGACAAAGAACGTTGCTTCATCAATGAATCAACGTTTATCCTTCGCCCACGGAACGTTTCTAGATCGTGCAGAGCCAGACGGGCCTTGAGGTCACACTGCGCCTCCTGGCACCGTTAGAGACGCAATGAGAGCACTCGATTCTCTTTACGAAGTCATGAACCAACAGAGATGGATGATCACTCTCGTCTCCTTCAAGGCTTTGATTACCACTTAAGGCGGCTTCCACTGACGCCGAACCAGAGGATCAAACAATCCCACCATGCAATCTGGTTCTGTCGTCCAGAAACCCTCACGGTTTCAGTAGGATCCCAGGTTGCAATCTTTTTTTTACTATGTCGTGGCCTAGTGGTCTAAGGCGTATggttgggagtacccagagcaaaGGTTCGAGTCCTCATCACGGCTGCTGCTGATGTTCTCATGTAAGGTGATGGTTTTTCTCATCACTGAGCTCTGTTCAAGCATCACATCAACTGAACATTTTATTTGTTATAGCTCTTCTGGATATTAAAATTATATTAAGAATTCAGCAAATTATTTAATGTCTTCCGAGACATCCCTCCAACCACCAAACATATTCCAAAATAACATATTCTTTAACGTTGTTCAACGCCGAGTTATATATAACTATCTAACTGCCTATCATGTAcatgtaggcatccttcagtctcgggagactatggagtagcgccctagttgtcaatcctggtgcagcgtctggtgtgactgatgaggccaatccgagagtggcagtccatcccacaccgagcacaaaccaagtccgattctggtctgtcttcctggctaccggctttccttctctgtctctttgcctccgattccttggcaagtgactcctcgaacttggagagacctcgttgaacagactgctatCATCAAATACcacttacctatcctatcctatcctatgaTTGCCTATCATCAAATACcacttacctatcctatcctatcctatcctatgaTTGCCTATCATCAAATACcacttacctatcctatcctatcctatgaTTGCCTATCATCAAATACCACTTTAAAATACATTTCCTTCAGTTATTTTAACAGTAACTCCCATTCATACAACTAACCATAAAATTAAGCTCTGGTTAATTTGGAATAATGTTAAATTACGTGATTATACACAGTTAGCTTTTACAGCTGAATTATTAAGCGTGTTTTTCACTATATTCAGTTCTGCAGTGAACGTAACTCTAATCATTCCTGCCAGCAGAAGGTACTCAGGATTAAAAGTTTCGTTTCAGGGTAATTTACTGTATGTAGGGGCCtgccagctgagtggacagcgctcgggattagtagtcctaagattccgggttcaatccccggtggaagcggaaaaatatgggcagagtttctttcatcctgatgcgcctgttcatctagcaataaataggtacctggacattagaaagctgctacgggctgcttcctgggggtggaggcctggtcgaggaccgggccgcggggacgctaagccccgaaatcatttcaagataacctcaagatagtgtaaAATGACTAACGATTTCTAtatatttacctgagagccactaatactagcagcctcgatgaggacaggaagccggcggcttgtcaaaccaTGCCATATGTAGCATTATCGTCCGTCTTTGTGTAAGGATAATTCAAACACGTTCACATTCTCCATCATTCTCTTCGTAAGCAAGGTGTGCTCTTTCTATCTTCATCTACGTCAGGGAGATGAAGTCACGCTTCCctgcgttatcttgaggttatcttgagatgatttcggggctttagtgtccccgcggcccggtcctcgaccaggcctccacccccaggaagcagcccgtgacagctggctaacaccaaggtacctattttactgctaggtaacaggggcatagggtgaaagaaactctgcccattgtttctcgtcggcgcctgggatcgaacccaggaccacaggatcacaagtccagcgtgctgtccgctgcgTGGCCTCCGTAATTCTCCATCATCATTCAAGTAACCTTAGCCCACATATTCTACGTAGGAGACTTGTATTTCTGACTGTTACGTTAAAAGTCAGAGGAATCGCACTAAAGTGATGAATGTTAATGAGAAATAGAGAAGATGATGAGATATACATCACGTTCATCCAGCTACACGTCACTCTCAACGCCAAAGACGTTCGTCCAAACCCCACGTCACTCTCGACGCCAAAGACGTTCGTCCAAACCCCACGTCATCCTCAACGCCAAAGACGTTCGTCCAAACCCCACGTCACCCTCAACGCCGAAGACGTTCGCCCAAACCCCACGTCTCTCTCAACGCCAAAGACGTTCGTCCAAACCCCACGTCACTCTCGACGCCAAAGACGTTCGTCCAAACCCCACGTCACTCTCGACGCCAAAGACGTTCGTCCAAACCCCACGTCACTCTCGACGCCGAAGACGTTCGCCCAAACCCCACGTCACTCTCAACGCCAAAGACGTTCGTCCAAACCACACGTCACCCTCAACGCCAAAGACGTTCGTCCAAATCCCACGTCACCCTCGACGCCAAAGACGTTCGTCCAAACCCCACGTCACCCTCAACGCCGAAGACGTTCGCCCAAACCCCACGTCACTCTCAACGCCAAAGACGTTCGTCCAAACCCCACGTCACCCTCAACGCCAAAGACGTTCGTCCAAATCCCACGTCACTCTCAACGCCGAAGACGTTCGCCCAAACCCCACGTCACTCTCAACGCCAAAGACGTTCGTCCAAACCCCACGTCACTCTCGACGCCAAAGACGTTCGTCTAAACCCCACGTCACTCCTCAAGGTAAAAAGCCCCCGTGTGCTTCTCTAAGGAGGATCGTCTTGACTCTCCGCCCTCGTCGTCCTCCACGTGAGGAGGTCGGTACAAACTCTCCGGCTGCAACACGGCCGGAGTCGAGGAGCTTAAAGTGGAGCGTCGTCAGTATAAAGGCGGGAAGTGGTGGGAATAAGGAGGTGTAGAGGCCCCGGCTGAGGCCGGAGTGTGTATGCATGAGGGCGCTGACAAGGCGATCAGCGGACCATGACATGCCTCAAGTGTAGCCAGAAGACGACACGCCAGGTAATAAGAGCGTGgttggggagagggagagtgagggagagaggggagagagagggagggagagtgagggagagagggaggaaggagagaggaaaggagagagaagagagagagagagaggagagggagaaggaaagagaggTAGACAAAGTATATCTGGAGTCTGGAAGTGAGTATATCTGTGTCTGGAGGTGAGTATATCCGGTGTCGAGCTGTGAGTATATTTGGAAGTGTCTGGATTCACTGAGAGCTTCCTCCCAGAGTATCATGGGAAGTAGCATCACGCGAGACAAATGTCTCAGACCTGGGACCACAACTCCTTCACGAGTCAGAAACATACAAGGCAGTCATATCATTTCCGCTAGGCTcttcagtactcacctagtagtgtttgtggggggttgagctctggctctttggtcccgcctggggGCACACAGGCGTACAATACAAGGATATTCAGTTTGAAATGTCTTTCTTATAGATACGTTACTTAATATGTAAGGGTTAAATCTATGATGCTAACACGAatcttttatatatttttctacatATGGGAATGAGGATGGATAATTAACTGTCGAAGGGGCATTTTTCATTTTTATGGAGCCTGATGCGTGTCGTTGAAACACGAGTTTCAATAAAATACTCTTCAGCACCTTCGGAAGCTGAGgaaaatttaaattcataacagcAGATTTTCAAAACGTGATTATTAACTGGGGAGaagcacaacctgtcctcttcaaaagaacgtcgctttt
This sequence is a window from Procambarus clarkii isolate CNS0578487 chromosome 36, FALCON_Pclarkii_2.0, whole genome shotgun sequence. Protein-coding genes within it:
- the LOC123756195 gene encoding uncharacterized protein gives rise to the protein MMRYTSRSSSYTSLSTPKTFVQTPRHSRRQRRSSKPHVILNAKDVRPNPTSPSTPKTFAQTPRLSQRQRRSSKPHVTLDAKDVRPNPTSLSTPKTFVQTPRHSRRRRRSPKPHVTLNAKDVRPNHTSPSTPKTFVQIPRHPRRQRRSSKPHVTLNAEDVRPNPTSLSTPKTFVQTPRHPQRQRRSSKSHVTLNAEDVRPNPTSLSTPKTFVQTPRHSRRQRRSSKPHVTPQGKKPPCASLRRIVLTLRPRRPPREEVGTNSPAATRPESRSLKWSVVSIKAGSGGNKEV